The genomic DNA GTCATTGCCAATGTCCACCCCCAACGAACTGCATCCCCACGCGCGCGCCCTGCTGGCCGACCACTACGCCGCGGTGGATGCCGACCTGCCCGCCCTGCTCGACCTGCTCTTTGCCCGCAGCGCCGGCGAAGACTGGCACAAGGCCGGCACCTTCAAGCACCACCTGCTGGGCGTCTACCGCACCCTGGCGCTGTGGAACCAGCCGCGCGAAGTGCGGCTGCTGGGCCTGTTCCACAGCGTGTATGGCAACGAGTACGTCGATCTCACCCTGTTCGACCGCGAGCGCGAACGCAACACGCTGCGCGAGGCGCTCGGGGTCGAGGCGGAGGAATGGGTCAGCCTGTTCTGCGCCATGCCGCGCACCCGCTTCGTGCAGGCCATCCTGCAAGGCCAGGGGCAAGGCCCCGAGGGCCTGACGCTGGAAGGCGTCGACGGCCAGGTCTTCACCTTCACGCCGCGCCAGGTCGCCGCCTTCATCGTGGTGTCGGCCGCCGATATCGGCGAGCAATGGCATAGCTGGCAGGACGAGATCTTCGCCGGCTATCCGCAGCAGCAGCGCCGCGACCTCAAATCGCATTGGGCCGCGTCGCTGTGGCCCGGCCCGCTGAAGCCGCCGTCGAACATCCTGTCGATGCTGTCGCACCTGCTGGCGCCGCTGTCAGCGCTGCCGGCCGATACCGGCATCCCCGTGCCACCCGCGTTCGACCATTGCCGCGCCACCCTCAGCCCGCGCGACGAGGCCGCCGCCAGCGCGCTCTACTGGCAGGTCGTCACCCGCATGCACCCGCAGACCGAAATGGACACCGCGCGCCACATGCTGGAAGCCGCGGTGGCGCACAACCCGTGGGTCGCCGAGCCGCGCCTGCTGCTGGCGCAACTGGCGCTGACCGCCGGCGACTTCGAGGCCGCCGCAGGCCACGCCGCCGCCGGCCTGGCCGCGCTGCAAGCCTGGGGCACCGCCTGGGACAAGCGCATCGAGTGGGCCGGCTGGATGGCCTGGGCCCGCATCGAACTGCAGAACGCCCGCGCGCGCCGCTGGCCGGAAAACCTGGCGGCCTTGAACGGCCTGGGGTTGGTGGAGTGATCGCAGCGCGCTGAGCCATGGCGCCCACGCGCACGGTAAAACGAAAACGCCCCAGGAATCGGTAGATCCCCGGGGCGTTTGACCATCACGGCCCGGGGGCCGCGGCGGCGCTTATTTCATGCCTTCCCAGTGCGGACCGGGCACATGGATGTCGAACAGCTCCAGCACCCGGGCCACGGTGTGATCCACCATTTCCTCGATGCTGGCCGGCCGGTGATAGAACGCCGGCAGCGGCGGAAACACGATGCCGCCCATCTCGGTGACGGCGGTCATGTTGCGCAGGTGCGCCAGGTTGAAGGGCGTTTCGCGCACCATCATCACCAGGCGGCGACGCTCCTTGAGCGTGACGTCGGCCGCGCGCGTGATGAGGTTGTCGGACAGGCCATGGGCCACGGCCGCCAGCGTGCGCATCGAGCACGGCACGATGACCATGCCGGCCGTCTGGAACGCGCCGCTGGCCAGCGTGGCGCCCACATCGCGCACGCTGTGCACGTGGTCGGCCAGCGCGTAGACATCATGACGGCTGACATCGAGTTCGTGCTTGATGTTGAGCACGCCCGAGGCCGACACCACCAGGTGCGTCTCGACATCGTCCACGCCGCGCAGCGCCTGCAGCATGCGCACCGCGTACAGGGCGCCGGTGGCGCCCGTGATGCCGACGACCAGTCGCCGCATGGAATCAGGCCGTGGCGCCGGATTGCTCCAGCAGGGTCTTCAGTTCGCCGGACTCGTTCATCTCGTTCATGATGTCCGAACCGCCGATGAATTCACCGGCCACGTACAGCTGCGGAATGGTGGGCCAGCTGGAGAATTCCTTGATGCCCTGGCGGACTTCGTCGTCCTCCAGCACATTCACGGTGACCAGCTTCTTGACGCCACAGCTCTTGAGGATCTGGATGGCCTTGCCGGAAAAGCCGCATTGCGGGAATTGGGCGGTGCCCTTCATGAACAGCACGACGGGGTGCTGGGTCACG from Achromobacter xylosoxidans includes the following:
- a CDS encoding DUF6817 domain-containing protein translates to MSTPNELHPHARALLADHYAAVDADLPALLDLLFARSAGEDWHKAGTFKHHLLGVYRTLALWNQPREVRLLGLFHSVYGNEYVDLTLFDRERERNTLREALGVEAEEWVSLFCAMPRTRFVQAILQGQGQGPEGLTLEGVDGQVFTFTPRQVAAFIVVSAADIGEQWHSWQDEIFAGYPQQQRRDLKSHWAASLWPGPLKPPSNILSMLSHLLAPLSALPADTGIPVPPAFDHCRATLSPRDEAAASALYWQVVTRMHPQTEMDTARHMLEAAVAHNPWVAEPRLLLAQLALTAGDFEAAAGHAAAGLAALQAWGTAWDKRIEWAGWMAWARIELQNARARRWPENLAALNGLGLVE
- a CDS encoding UbiX family flavin prenyltransferase produces the protein MRRLVVGITGATGALYAVRMLQALRGVDDVETHLVVSASGVLNIKHELDVSRHDVYALADHVHSVRDVGATLASGAFQTAGMVIVPCSMRTLAAVAHGLSDNLITRAADVTLKERRRLVMMVRETPFNLAHLRNMTAVTEMGGIVFPPLPAFYHRPASIEEMVDHTVARVLELFDIHVPGPHWEGMK
- the grxD gene encoding Grx4 family monothiol glutaredoxin is translated as MSDVQEFIRETVTQHPVVLFMKGTAQFPQCGFSGKAIQILKSCGVKKLVTVNVLEDDEVRQGIKEFSSWPTIPQLYVAGEFIGGSDIMNEMNESGELKTLLEQSGATA